The sequence TAGCTCAGCCCTGTATGTTGACATGCAGCCTTCCACAGTGACAGTGggcactgtgctgcagaaaagatgTCTGCAGTGGCCACTGTATTGCAGTAACTGTTATTTTTGCTGGTTATTAACATCAGCTGTCTTGCATGTGCCAGCCTGATCGATGTTATTGTGGAAGGGATGAGGAGCTGAGCCTCTGACCATGTTAGGGAGAACTTAAGCAGCTTGCTGTGTGGATGGAGAGCTGAAGTGATCTAAGAAGAGCCTGCAGACACACAGTGAAATGTGACATCTCTTTCAGGGAAAACGTCCTGAGCCACTGAATTTTGTGTATGAAAGaatctcttctttctgtgctgGTGACCTGTGTTCTTGTTGAGTATTTGTTCAAAAGGGGGGAATAATACAGCTCAACAATACTGCATCAAGTATCTGTGCTTTGTTGCAGCCCTCCAAAAATGAAGCACAGGGCTGCTTAAGCCATGTGCAGTGTTGAGATGCCCTGCCCCACAGTTGCATGAGGCTCATTGAGGAGTGTATGTAAGATTAATGACTAGTCATAAATAGACGTGAGACTTGGCAGTGAAGAATCCAGTGAAGAAAGAGCTTATATGAGCCCAGTTTAAATCTGGAAAGGGAAATGTGCCTCTTTGCCTGCTGGGTTTGGCACAGGGGGGCTGCAGGGGTCCCATACCTGAAACTTGCTTATAGGACAGAATCTTTCTCGAGCATGCCCAGACAACCTCTCTGTGCTGAAGTCTTGTGTATTCTTTTCCATCCCAATGTTTTTGTCTAGAAGCAAGCCTTGGGATTTCTTTGGGAGGAAAGTTAGCACTAGGAGTGCTACTTGGTTGAGAGACAATTTGGTCCCTACAGTTGCTCAGAGCAGGGAGGATCTTATACCAGCAGATGGGTCTCACACTGAGAGCGGATGTCATACTAGttctcttctccccttcccagGACACTGAGGACTTGGACCACTAtgaaatgaaagaggaagagccagcagatggaaaaaagaCAGAGGATGAAGGCATTGGGAAGGAAAATCTCGccattttagagaaaataaaaaagaaccaGAGGCAAGATTACTTAAATGTACGTGTCACCTGGAGGGCCGGAGGGTTGGGGAAGCAGAGGGACCCAAGGGAGTGATGGAGACACCTGCTAGCCCTATATCAAAGGGGCAGTCTCCAGCCAAAGGTACAGCGAAGGCCATCAGGGGCTGGCGTGGCTAATACAGAGAAGGCCGTTAACTGCCCCTATGGCTCATGGAAGTAAGTGCTGGATTCGGGTGAGCCTTGTGCCCCTGAAATATTGGTGCTATGCAGGGCAGTATTCCTGCACCAAGATCTTGATTTCTTCCCTGCTCTCaggagctgggttttgccttGGAGATGCCTGGTGTGTTGTGCTTATACTCCTGCTCTGAGACTTTTAGCCAGCCTGTTAGTTCAGAGGACATGGAGGAatctctgctgcagctgcactgccTGGGGTAGCTTATTTGTTTGGAACAAGGGGACTTGCTGGAGGGtgaaaggggaaaacagagaaatgggGGACACAGTAAGGTCTGCTCTGGAGGCCAGGTATTCCGGGACAGGACTTCTAGCTCAGGCTTTAGCCTCACATAGCAATGGCCACCGCGTGGGCAGTGTAACAATGCAattctccctcctcccaaatTCTTCTTAGGGTGCAGTGTCTGGGTCTGTGCAGGCCACTGACCGGCTAATGAAGGAGCTCAGGGATATTTACCGATCACCAAGTTTCAAAGGCGGTAAGTACTTCAAGGATCTTGTGGGAGGGGGCTGATGACCATGCTGTTCTTGCAGGGGTTTTCCTTGTCATGCCGGGTGGTACCTAATGGGCCCCAGAGCTgaattgttctgttttgcttagcTGTATCATGAGGGAGAAGATCTTAGGCCTTAAGTTGTTGTGGCTCATTCAAGAGTGAGCAAAACTGCCCTGCCTTCTCCATTCCCTGTCAGTACCGGATGGAAGCAAGGAGCATGCTGTGAGCAGGAGGATTTCTAAGACAGAAACTACTTTTTCTGATGCATTTGTCTGTTGCACATGCCATTCTGCTGTATGTATTGGCCTTAGTTGGTAATGTTGCTCCTATTCCTTTTCTGAGCGCTAGGATTCAAGGAGGAGCAGTCAAAATTGCTGCCATCAGGATGGCAGCAGATAAGACCTCCTTTTTTGGGCTGGGCCTATGCCAGTTTGTGCTACAAAGCTAGGAGAATTTGAAATCTGGATGATAGTGCAGACCCCTGGTTGGATTGCTGTTCAGACTCCCCTGTGCTAACGTacctcttctctgctttgcaggaTACTATGCAGTTGAACTAGTGAATGACAGCCTGTACGATTGGAACGTCAAACTCTTGAAGTAGGTGGCACAGCTTTGGAACATGCAACTGTTGTGGATCTTGGTGGTGGGACCAAAACATCCCTGTGAGCAAGGGGGGAAGTGACCAGGGCAGGGGAGCATCTGGCAGAGCTTAGCTTAGCTTTTCTAAGTCTCATGGAGAGCCTGCTTGCTGTCTCCACATCAGAAAGGAGATGatatttccagagaaattaGATAATCTTAGGGCTCTGCAAGTCTGTCTGCTGTTCCTAGAGACCTGGAAGAGGTGCATCAGACAAAACCCCGAGATTTCACACCCTCCAGAAACAAGTACTGTCTCTTCCTTGGGCCAGacagtctttatttttaagctggCAGCATGCAAAGGGTGTGATGGTCTTCTCTGCAAACCAGGAGCTGACAGCGCATGCTGTCACTGCCCTCTGGGTGTGAACCTGAGGGCCCACGTGCCAGCCAGGTTGTGCAGGTACAGTAGCTCTGGGGCTCATTGGCAGTGTGTGGCTGACTTCATGTGCACAACCTTGTCTCTGACCCTCTGGGGTTTTCCTTTGACAGGGTTGACGAGGATAGCGCTTTGCACAATGATCTCCAGATcctcaaagagaaagaaggaacagATTTCATCCTCCTAAACTTCTCCTTTAAAGTAAGGTTTTCTGTACCTCCCCCTCTTCGAGACTTGCCTGCTTCAGTGAGTCATAAGAGAAGACATTTCTTAATTGCTTTGCTTCCCTTATCTTCTTCCAGGATAACTTTCCTTTTGACCCACCGTTTGTAAGGGTTGTGTCCCCTGTGCTCTCAGGGGGGTAAGTAACTGCTTGCCCGTCTCTGCTCGTCAGGGTCTCTTGCACTGCCTCTTGGTGCAGTTTCAGTATGGCATATTATATCTGCTATAAAGGAGTGACAGTTCCTGAGGTTTGTCTATTGAGGAGTGCTGCGTAGTCCTGTAGTCCTGATAATATGGGTCTGCAATAGCCTGTGAAGTGACTGGCCCATCCCAGTGGAGACAGTGACCCATCTTCCTTGCAATAGTACCTGTTCTGATTGCTGCAGGCAGTGGTGCTTGTGGGAAGGGAATAGGGGTCCAAAGCGTAACCCTGTCGTAGAGATGTGATTGTAGAAgtattgaaaaatgaaagttgcAGAAATCCATGCAGTTGGGCGCTCTCAAGCAGTATAGGCAGGAGttgttggggggggagggttgtttgtttattttactgagaTCTCCTCTGGGACTGTGAGGAGATTGCTTATCTGTGGAGCAGAAGATGGGTGAGTCCGTGTCCCTCTAACATAACTTCGCCTGTTCCCTTCCCCAAGGTATGTTCTGGGTGGCGGTGCCATCTGCATGGAGCTGCTTACAAAGCAGGTGGGTATTGAGAGCTGCCCTGTGAAGACGTAGGGCTCCTAAGCTGCCGGTGTGGTCTGGATAGCAGCTGCTGTCTGCTGTGTTTCGTAttcctgctgttcctgctgtttGGGGCCTGCCGGCGGCGGTACCCTGCCCCCGCTGCTGCTTGCATCTCCTCCCCGCAGCTGTAACCCGGCATGGCTCTGTGATGCCTGTGCAGTGCTTGGAACAGCCCTTTCTTTGCTGTTGACGAACGCAGCCCGGGGTAGCGGTTCGCTCTGGCCTCACTGTGTTGACCTCTGTCCTGCAGGGCTGGAGCAGTGCGTACTCCATCGAGTCCGTGATAATGCAGATCAGCGCCACCCTGGTGAAAGGGAAAGCGAGAGTGCAATTTGGAGCCAATAAGGTAGGACCTGGTCTGGGGCAGCTGAGGCAGGGTCTCATCCCTCAGGGCAAGCACAAGCTGCTTTGTGGATCTAAGACAAGGCAAAGCTCTTGGGTGTTTGGGGTTGTGAGAGCCTGACACAAAGATTGTTTCTGAAGTCATGACTGTGCTGTAGTCTAAGGAATTTTTCTTGAGAAGGGCAGGCATCTGGGAACTGCATTTTTGTACCATGTAAGCAAGCTTAGGAAGCAGTTAGTAGAATGGATATGGATGGAGAAACCTACCAGCTCTTTGGCAGCGTACTTTGTGTAGGGAAGGTGTGTGAAATGTCTTGCTTGTTATGTCAGGTTCTAGCTGGACTGACTGTCAACCTGGCTTCCCTTGCAGAATCAGTACAGCCTGACAAGAGCACAGCAGTCCTACAAGTCCCTGGTTCAGATCCATGAGAAAAATGGTAAGGCCTGGGGAGAGGGGACGTCTGTATGTGGTGACCTTTCTTCCTGCTAGTCTGGGACTCCTCTAGAAGAAGCATCCAGACAAGCTACTTGAGTTTTTTCTGCCCTATCTGGAGCAAGATCACACAGAAAATGTTGTTACAGAATCCCTCTGCAGCACCCTGGCCCTGGTGATTGGTGCTCGGGTCCCTCTGGTATAACTGGAGATACTATGTCAGTATTCAGACAATATCAAGAAGTAATGTGGAGAGAGAGGCCCAGTAATCTGGGAGGCCCTCTTGGAGAGGTGGAGACTTTGTACCAGGCCCCTTGGAAGTGGAACACAGCATGTTTGTGCTGCcagtttctgcagcttttctaGCTGTGTGTTTTTAGGTGCAGCACTTGCATACATGTGCAGCTTTGTCTCTCATGGATCTCCGTTCTTGTTTCAGGCTGGTACACACCGCCCAAGGAAGATGGCTAGCACTGATACTTGGATACTGCAGGACCAATTTGATTATCTTCTGAATGCTGTACTTGGATCTTAAGATGCCTCTTTGGCTTTCTCCCAGGATGTAATAGCTCTGCCTGTTGCAGGACAATAATGGCTGTTATAAACTCTAAAGAAACTGTTTAAGCAGTTGGACTGACCTAAAACACTTGCTGGACCCTTGCTAGCAGGCATTcttattaaaacaaacttttgaGCCTCTTGTATCGCTGGAAACTTTTGACTCTACTCCAGTCTAGAGCATCCTCCTTACCTATGCTAtggatttaatttattttcttatttcatgtacactgcttttttttgttacagTGTATGATGGATGTGTATGGAAAATGtatctttggagaaaaattACAGTTTGTTAATTTGAAGATGCTGGTCTGACTAATTTTTTCCAAGCTGCTGTCGGGTGCAATTCTAccctctgctggcagcagcatggAGCAAACCAGTTTGCAGTGGCTTTGCCATGCTACATCTTCAACACTGCATCGGGCTGGTTCAGTTGCGAGGCAGTAAACGGAGTGGAGGGCCTGTGAAGGGGCTGTGTTGGCGGTGGGGGTAAAGGAATAGCCAAAGCCTGCTTGGTGTCAACACTTCTGCGATTTTCATGGACAAGCCAAGTGGGAAAGTCTGGTACAAACTCTCTTGGAAGAAAGAAACCCTTCTTTCCAAGCAACAAAGGAGCAGGGCTTCCAgacttttctctttataaaCTGCAGACTTTTACACCTTGGGAAGCAGAGATGGAAAGATCTGTAAGTTACCTGTGCCCTGCTGTGGATGAATGGTTTGTACGTGCATCTAAGGGCTGCCAGCTCTCACCACCAACTGTTCTCTTCAGTGTCCTGTGTTGCTAAGCAGTGAGATAGAGATGAGCAGAGGCTCGATTGTGATAAACCTGGAGCAAGCTGCAGCAGTTTTTGCCTGTCTCACCCTGCTAAATGCGTGGGGTGGGAAAGGCGGGTGAGCAAGCTGAATATGATAGAAGACAAGCCTGTATTTATGCCTCTGCACTGTGGTGCTGGTGAGTTGAGCATGGCAACTGGTTAATTACGATACCAAGCAGTGTCCTGTAGCTCTTGACTCCATTTCATTAAAGTGGGATCTCCTTCGCTGGCACAACCCTGTGCACTCAGCTATGCGAGATCAGCCCTTGGCTCAGTACCTGCAGTGCCGTACTATAAACGACAGCTACTGAATGAAGGTGGGCACCAGGCTCGGGCCGGGAGCACTGCGTGTAAACCGCAGCTCCGTGCTGCGCAGAGGCCGGTCTTGCTCAGAAGGGCTTAGTGCCTGTGCTGCCTCTTACTGTCTTCTGGGAGCTTCCTGACCTGCAATATCAGACTGGAGCAAGTGGCACCAGTTctgtagattttatttattatttcctcaTGAATCTTGTGCTATCTTTCCGAGCCTGCTGTTCCCGCTCTGCTCAGCGATACAGGGCTAAGCTGCAGCAGTTAATGGAAAGCCTTTGTACAGAGGGCTCCAGTCATGCCCTACTGCTCAGGTCCTGTTCCTTGCTTGCATCTCACCAACCCTGTATTTAGGTTGCTGGAAAGAGATTTTGGTTCCATGGTTGCTCTAACTTTTGGTGTAAAGTCCTAGGCTGTAGGGCATAGCTGACTCACTCAGTGTCAAATCCAGCTATCAGTATTAATtcattgtatttaaataaaagttattagAAAATCAAAGGGACTCAGAAGAAGTCCATTATCTTATCCAGCAGCTGTTCTGCTCATTACGCTTTGCCCTGCTTCAAGCCTTGGAATAAAAACAAGCTATATGCGAGGGGATTACTGATAGCTTTTCAGTGCTTGCTTCAGGGGAGGCTTCTGCCTCTAAGACCATTTCAGGGTCTTGCTGAAGGACTGGGGAAGTCAGGGCTGCTCCTGGGTTTGTCATACACATAAGGGAGCAGCTTTCCTGTGCCCCGGACCAGAGCGAGCCGGGGGCTGCCGTGTGGGGCTCCAGCTCCTGGCCCTGTGCCGGGCTGGTGGAGGCGGAGGTGTCCTCGCCCTCTCCTGGCTCCCTTCGCGCCCTCTGTCAGAAGCACCAGCTGTGCAGGGGTGTTAAGTCTGTTTGATGAAGGCTGGATGAACCCACTGCCCAGCTTTGCGGCATTGCTGTCCCTCTAGGTCCAGGCTATTTGCTCACATGGGGGATGTCTGAGCTGAACCTTCCTTACTGCTCTGGCACTTAgggtttattttccttctcaaattGGTCTGGGTAGCTTACAGCAGCACTCACTCCCAGGTCCTAGCTACTTTCCCAACAGGCCTGACTGGATTCGGGGGCTTGGGGATGTCTTGTGTTAGGCAGGAGAATGGCACAACAGTACCAGAAGTATTATTTGAATGCAACTTTCCTTGCTTCTGCCGTTTTTCTATTCAGAAGACAGCCGAAGGACACGAGGGCTTCTCAGCAGCCTGCATTCCCATTTAAATTCTGCCCCAGCCTCCCCTCCGAGTAGATCAGTAACTTCAGGGACGGGGCTGGCAGGGCTTTCTGGTTCTGAATAATGCACCCGGGCAAGATTAAACATTAACTGAGGGCTGCAGGTGCTAAGGCCTCCGGCGGGAGATGTTACCCCGAGAGCAGCGGCTCTGTAGACGAGTCTAAATGTTGAACCCCGATGTGGGAGCGTTGCCACCCGacagcagccccagctgcacggtgtcccctcctgctccccttCCTTCGGCACACCGCGTTTCCCCGGCCAGAGACGTGCGCGCAGGCCAGCGCTTGTCTCACCCCGGCGCGGGAGTGCGTGtcccccccaggaccccctgCGCCCCACAGGCGGCTCGGGGACATTTCTGCTCCTCGGCTGGGCGGCGAACACGAGGCGGCGAGGCTGGAAGCACGGCAGGAACAGCACGAGCTGGAGTCTGGCACTCGTCCGCCTCACGCTGCTGCGTGTCCCGTCTGTTCTCGCGTACCGAGCGGGAGGATCCACCTCGCTCCAGAGACGGGTTCAGCGCTCGTCACCACCGCGCTGGCTTTGCAGTTGTCTTGTTTTGCCTTCTCGGGAAACGAGCCCTCGGCACCATCTGTTACCTCCGTCGGAAAAGTTCCTACCACCTTCCCCTTCAGGATCTGGCAGAAGAtagggctgcagcagagactTTCTAAAAAAGAAGCTGCTTGGCTTTGGTGCTGAGGAGCAcgggctgcaggcagctggtCGCAGCATCCCCAAGGCGGTGCTGAGGGCCGGTGTCCTTGGGGCCACGTCCGCTCAGCCACGGATCTTGGCGATGAGGAGGCTCCCCAAGCCctccgctcccccccccccggcttgCTCggtttttctgctgttgtgcCCTCCCCCGTGGGGGATTTAAATCTGGTGCGAGGCCAAGGCGAGAACAGGAACCAGTAGCTTTTCCCCTAGTCTAGTTCATAACCTTCCCAGTGGGGCCCCGGAGTTTTACTTGGCCCGGAGCAAGCGGAGCCGCCGTGAGCCGCGATCCCGCCACGCGCGCTGAGCACGAGCTGCTCCGAGGAACAGGCGCTTGAGGCTGGCAGCTCTGCCCAGCCGCAGCACGCGCCGGCAGCGGGCCTAGAGCCGCTGGGGCTGGCGCGGGGCAGCTGCAGATTAAGTGGTTCTTCCTGCTTTAATTTAGCCTTGACCCACCAGCAGTTTGCAGCTGCGGTCAGGCAGTTTCCAAGCAAGAGAGCCGCGAggccggcccgccgcgctcAGCCCGGCTCCCCCGGCCGTCGGGGGGCAAGTTGAggaagcaaagagcagccagcGCCGTGGGAGCCGCTTCGGGCGCCAGCCTAGGTGCGGCGCCTCGCGACCACAAGTCGCATCCTGTGGAGCAGCGCCGAGGTGGAAATCACCGCCACTTCCTAAGCCACCGCTGCAACTGCGCCGTGGAGGGCCGGGGGCCGCCagccgtgccccccccccacactaGTCGTGCCCCCTCCCCGGATGCTTCCAGCGCCTCCTCGGCCTGGAGCCCTGCTCCAGCTTCAGGACCCGTCctggccccagccccacacTCACCCCACCAAGAGGCAGCGGTTCCTGTGGGCCGGTCCCCGGAGCCTGATCATGTCCCGCCACGAGCCAGCCCAGGCCGGGGGGCTGCTGAGCACCTTTAGCTGCaacctcctctccccacccccaccccggtCGCCATGGGGCAACTGGGTCAGGTACCGGTGTACCCGTCCCCAGCACCACACACACACGGCGCCAGCCGTACAGGAAACACAAatctgctctctgcagattCACAGAACTGGGTCTTGGCCACATGCCACGGCTGCAAGTGGGGTGGCAGAGGCGCCAGCAGCCCCTGCGCCCCGAGCACCTGCAAGCCGGGAGGGGGGCTCAAGTGGAAGACCTCCCCCTTCCCGTGAGCGCTGTGCCCCGTGGGGCGGCCTGGCAtgctgcagccaggcaggggCCACAGGGACCCTCAAACTGAACCAGCCCGGCAGGCGGCAAGGCAGAGCCCCCCCCCTCCggaccccccctccccgccccgagCCTCGACGGCAAGGCAGGAAAGCCGCGGTGTCGACgggccgggggtgggggggcctctcgcggccggggccgccccgtcgggccggggcgccgcccggggccgggccgcagAGACGCCCGCCGGGCCGGTGCCGCTGCGTCCCCGGGGGCCGCACCGCCCCCTCCGGATCTGGGCGGggagcgccggccccgccgcccgccgcggccccgctcggctCCGTGCCgtccagcgccgccgccgccgccgcatgGGGCCCCCCGGGCCGGCCTgagcgccccgccgccccgccgccccgcaggAGGGCGCCGCCGAGGAGCCGCGAcggcagcggccgcggggccgggcccccccggccgcccgccccggggcagagccccCGCGGGCCACCccgcgccgccggagccgccgctgccccgggctgGACCCGCCGCAGCCAAGGACTGCTGGGAcgcgccgccgggggccgggaCTCCGGGCCCCCCCGGGCGAAGGGCCCGCGGAGAGAGCCCGGGCTGACGGCGCTGGgacccccgcgcccgccccgaGCCGCCGCCCCACCGGAGCGAAGGCGCTGGGACGCCGCGGCGCCCCGTCCCTGGGGCAAAGGACCCTCGGagggccccggcggggcgcgcgAGCCCCCGGGGCGAAGGACCGGGGCTGCCCCCTCTGGAGCCGAGGACGCCTGGAGACCCCTCGCCCACCCCACGACGGGGGGGGCCAcagccgcggccccccgggagaggcgccggcgcggcgggctggcccccggccgccgcgggccctgCTCCCCCTGCTCctggggccggggggagccgggcggccccgcggctgtGCTGGCCCTGAGGCGCCGGGGGCCCGCGGGGGGGCCGCCCTGCCAGCCCCCGCCCCATGGCGGCCAAGTGGTTCAAGGAGTTCCCCTCCAACCTGAAGACGGTGTCGGAGCGGGCCAGGCCGGGCAGCGGTAGCCTGGGCAAGCTGTGCAGCCCGTCCCGCaggagccccggccccggcgagcCGGCCGGGGGGGCCCCGCCAGGCAAGAACCGCAAGAACTCGGCGGCGGAGctggggggctgccggggcgccccggggcccggccgggacggcggcggccgctTGTCACGGGACAACCTGCAGGGACTGCTGCAGGCCGCCGCCGGGAGGATGCGCAAGAACTCGCGGGCGGATGGGGGCCCACCGGAGCCCCCCACCAAGGGCTGCGGCACCTACATCAA is a genomic window of Rhea pennata isolate bPtePen1 chromosome 31, bPtePen1.pri, whole genome shotgun sequence containing:
- the UBE2Q1 gene encoding ubiquitin-conjugating enzyme E2 Q1, producing MQRAGAEEAAGSQAAAGGPGRSGAGVAAAPAGRLLRRELRLLESIFHRGHERFRISSACPDEISCEFVPGAAGARAGGSGSRGPPPGPVRIHCNITESYPAVPPIWSVESDDPNLAAILERLVEVKKGNTLLLQHLKRIISDLCKLYNLPQHPDVEMLDQPLPAEQSTQEEVSSEEEDEEMPEDTEDLDHYEMKEEEPADGKKTEDEGIGKENLAILEKIKKNQRQDYLNGAVSGSVQATDRLMKELRDIYRSPSFKGGYYAVELVNDSLYDWNVKLLKVDEDSALHNDLQILKEKEGTDFILLNFSFKDNFPFDPPFVRVVSPVLSGGYVLGGGAICMELLTKQGWSSAYSIESVIMQISATLVKGKARVQFGANKNQYSLTRAQQSYKSLVQIHEKNGWYTPPKEDG